Genomic DNA from Dysidea avara chromosome 10, odDysAvar1.4, whole genome shotgun sequence:
AAAGTAGACACCTTTTCCTAATAATGTTGCTGCAGAAAATAGATATCAGAGTGTTGTACAATTAATGTTATTAACAACAGTATAATAGTAGGAGTCATCAAATAGCAGAACTCAGGCCGGTGTCTATGTCAAGACAACCTGTTATACAGTGGTTTAGCAAAATGGAAGCTAAATACATATAGAATTTTTATAGCTTACAGTACTAGTCTTGATACTTCAATTGCATTGTGTTATGGTAATTATAACAGCTTGGTATTCCAACTATGCCATTGGTTATATGCACAAAATGATAAACACCCTTGTACATTTTCAGCAAGGGTGACTCCAAGGGGGTTTCTAAGCTTCCAGAAAGCGGCCAAGTAATTGACAATTACAAAAGTGCAAAAATGTGAATGTGTTAAATTAGAAGCTAGCAGGCAACTATTATAATATGTATACCAtgatttgctttattttcatgcaaaacaaATCCATGATAaacattttcatgtaaaaatattatcgtatgatttatgtgaatgactgctctattaaagtagttcgATCTtctgtaaaaattttcatgtaagaaattttcgtacaagttttacatacgaaaattattttacaaaaaaaagtaaattatGTTATTATTCTAaatgatatactgtacatgGGCATTGGGAATGTGAGGGACATGCACCACCTTTCCGTGATAAAGATACTCTAATCAAGACAGTCAATATCTCTTAAAAAATAATGTAAGTAGCACTTGATTTACCAAATAACAACATTGTGAAAACAGTATAAAGTATCTCAGAATATTTAAAATCTGAATACGTATACTATGCAGGTCTTcagttcaggggcggatctaggatttataaaaggggggggggggctaagtcaaggtactaatctcttgggtagaggtgtgtgaagcacacttcccagcatgcgaagcatgctggaactaggggggtctgggggcatgccccccccaggaaaattttgaaaaattgatgctaaaatactgcaatttggagacatttccacataaaatccctaatattttctgcctgtagatattttatatactgccttttgattataggtatggctctctgaagcattttactaatggaaaagtttgggtaggtacggACAACcaagaataggtgcatgttagaataataatgttgaaagtagaaaattttgaaatttgaacaatacaagattggatttgagagcattttcaatggtaattgtgtacctgaattaagtattgccatacatattaactacacaagtagatgaatgaagccctttaaacatgCAGACTAATCCACTTCTAgctataggtgcaggcagatttggaaaaattccataacagaaccaactacatgtttccagtgaatgttctattagagtagttagctgactgctctattagagtatctcgatctcgtacacctccaatgctgatctgggtccttgttacatagatgtttataaggtggttttatgagtatttgtattattagtgatcatataattatgctaagacaaaatttcattataatactcagcatattgatcaagtaaagcctaaatatgaagggggtggggggggggggcttcagcccccaaagccccccccccccccccccccctcctggatccgcccctgcagttaTGCTTCAAAGTGTGTATGCTTTAAGTCTGCATGCAGTGGGAAGCTGGAAATTAGTCACCAAACCGTCCTGGAGTCGCCCATTAGGGATGAGTCGATATTTCCAGAGTAGTTTATGGAAGGAGCTTTATGGAAGGAGAAAATGGTGGCTGGTATAAAGCTTAAACCTGCAAAGAGACTTTTGGGGAATGTGCGTTTGCACAATACGGGCGTGCATGATGACATTaagtggggtaacttaattcttataacctataaaactacacattgatcgaaagtctgttcactgtcagtgggctacttggagaaggtaaAACGAACACTGCAACTACAGCGGCTTACTTGGTATCAAGCAATGAACAACAGCAAGTCAAATTtccgtgtttcaaaattcttgccagataattaattttgattgtgggtttactcatgtgagcCTGATTGAAAATTTAATGGCAAAGGGAACGGAACTTGTTGCAAGGtaataggagcaaccaccatcgtgatatggatcattttataaaggtatgtaaagggtttgcatgtttcctcACTGAAAAGTTGCAAATTACATGGCTTAATTTTGGCATAACCATCTAGTGTTAGGgtaaaccctaggtatcattttaatccctGTTACATAATGAGTACAATGGCCATAAATTTTTGTAGCCATAGGACATGCAGacacttcaaaagttacagtgcttttgTCCAAGGCACACGTATTTATATTACATTTAAATCCAGCTTTCTGGACTACGAGTATTTATATTACGTTTAATCCAGCTTTCTGGACTATGAGATAACAGCGCAAAACATAAGCAAAATGCTCTTGCAATAGAAAGCAAATATGGCATATGCACAATACTTTACTACAATGATCAAGCCAAATTGTGTGTGAGTCATGAGAATTTTACAAAGAAATATTATTGGAGATTTACCAAAGAATAATATGTagaaataaagcagtcacatgtaGTGGTACAAACACACTAAAGCCACATTTCAAAACAGCATAAATGCATACTTGTGTGGGAAGTTTTCTCACCCACTGGATACTTTATACCTATAACACAATGCTTGTATCAGTGTGTGGTTATGGACAGACATACACACTAGATAGACAGTTGACCATGCCTATTTGCAGTATATGTAGCTCAAATTTTTTACCCTTGGTAGATTGGAAAAAGGAACAAGAAAAACCATTTAAGCTGTTTTATAGTTTATCATGAAAATGACTATTTTTATCTTGATAAAATGTGGGTTGGCTGGATCCTCTCAAACAATTATGACCTTACTTACTcaaacacatgtgcacacacatacattctTTATATAATATTTCAGTTTCATGAAACCAGGCACATTCCCACTGCCAGCAGCCAGCCTGTGGTTATTTGTGTGCACATGGGATAAAAACTATCATTTGTGGCTAAGATCTCAAATATAGCACAATGCTTTATCATGTACCGAATATTAGATGAAGTTTAACCTGTTAAACAAAGTTAACGGAGGGAGATAATTTGTGTTTGTATCGGCGGTGTAGCAACACATTGCAGCTAGCCAGCAATAGATAGGTACGTAGCACACCTGCATCACAATGCTAGATGTAGTATGGAACAAtaggtattaattggaaaacaCTACGAACGCATGCGCAGGAAAAATACCGCATGTATGGGTCACTTCAAATGTGTTAGCAGGTGGAACAAAAAGTCCCCTCCCATAGCCCACCCTTAGGACTAGGAAACTATGTCAGAAATTAGTACATAAACAACCAATTACATTACTGTTGCTAAATAAAAGGATTAAGAAGAGGGAATTAACATGATAGTATGGGATTATTCTAGCAGGGGAGGAAATGCACAGACATTAAAAGGGAGTCTTGTATGGTAGACTCAGTTATTgaagggagtcttgtgtggtagactCAAGTCCAGTGTTCCCATATTCCAAGAGTAGCTTTTCCATCCCAAGACTAGCTTGGGGTGTGACAGTGCAGGGTTTCATTAGGATTGTTAGGATGGCCTTAGAAatccctgtggcttcaaagttgggaaccCCCAGGTATTTCACCCCCAAACCTCATGCAATtgggagccacaatttgtggctgatcatatcaGTGGTCCTATTAAAAAATTGTAtaggagaaccatggaaccctgcacaactaccaaaacaaccaccatcattggacggcggttgacaagtgaacaatatcagcttgGAACAAAAGGCTGATTGTTTGTGGTTCTCTATTAACGACCGACATTAATAACTGATAAGCTCTCAGCTTCAACCATTTGTCCATATTGTCTTGTAAGTTTGACTATAAtactatgtatatatgtacacccACCATTTCTTCCAGCAAAACTTCTGTTAAATCCTTGATGACTGATCTTGTAAGCAATATCTCTAGGACATCCATGAAATAATTCTAACTCATTTACAGCATCTGCAGAATTCTTCTGATCCATCGACTTCTTTCTTGCTACAAACTGAGCATATAGCACAGTGTTTTGAACACGTTCAATTCTTATGATTCTCTGATATTGTCCAGCCTGAGAACCCTGCTGAGTTGTATTCACTGGCTTAAGTGAATGTTCAACTCTACTTTTCACATACACATACTCTTGGTCACTTGGATCTAAAGCAACCAAAACACAGCTGACATTTTCAGACATCTTGGTCCAGTTAGAAGGACATTCACCTGCAAATGTATATGTTCATATATACATATCAATTTTACAATTTACTTGAAGTACGCGTTTAGTACTGTTTATCAGTGCATGCTCAGTATAACAAGCATTGGAGGGTATTTATCAGAACTATACACTCCTGAGAGTATGTATGTTTCTGCATGATAACATGTTAAATGCCACATTTGAATAGTGGCTACAGTGTATTCTTAAAGATAGAGCATAAATGCCACCTTTGAATAAATGCTACGGCCATTACATATTTGAATCTGCAGCAGTGGAGTAACTAAACCCGGGCCTAGGCCCGGGTGTCAGCAAATTATTAGATTGAAAACAGACATTTTGTATACCACGATGCCAAGATAGGCTTGGCCAACCGTCACGGACCGTAGGCAATGTATTgaaaatttgaacaaaagaGTGAAGAAGACTTACTGGTCTTAGGTCTATACTCTAGAGTATCTCTTAGTGAGCAATAGTGGACCATTGATCAATTTGATCTATGATTTTATCGAGGCACAAACTACCACGCCCCTTAAATTAAATTTCACGTGCATACATTAGGCTGTGGCGTTTAGACCATGTAAACAATGTTGAGCACGTGTCCTAGCACATGGTAACAGTTGTGCTAAATGGCCAGCTTTTTCAGTGCTATTCTCTTCAACACTTCCACTCACTCCATTTAGCGAACGTGTGATGCAACAGTTAACAAAAGGATAGTCCATGCTTGAGATAACAAGTAACAAAAATATTAGTTACTCATACTAATTATTGTTCTATTTTTAGACTAGCTTACTTATGTGATAGTGCATTTAAACAAAGGCAGTTGACCTTCTGCAATTGAGGCTTGAGGATCgttccatgccaaatcaacaaaaaaatcctgaccccttcggattttcatgaaatttggcatagacatggactctactaagaaactttctcacaccaaaatttggcccattctattgatctccctttaagatatgaccactccaagtttattacaaaatactacactggtttaataaaatggccataactgtCAGTGATTGTCACAAAGTCTTTCTGTTTAGATatttggaatgcttattaaattctctttcatgggatatataattcattataattactcaaaggaaaaggtcaaaccacaaaaatgtgactttttcctttgatcttacttttttcaaaaaggatatttcaattactatcattttttgttcaaatattcttctaataccctcctttcatgacagtaagtttgaagttgagatggcaagtagatcatgagtcGTGGCTACATACGTAATTTTACATGCTACCGGGGGCATAAGTATGAACACTATTATAACAATATACTTTACAATTAAATTATACtatggaatctcatcagaatgtggtcaagttgtaatacacatacagttggaggcatagtatagaagtatcataaggtgattaaacagaAACATCAATACTCACCATTGCTGAAGTCACACCGATATCCCGTATTGTTATGTATATCgatgcagttatgataacaacatgattttggtgcaaacaccatcaggagtccataatagagattttatgaactcctgatgccATAATAGGGTTTGGTAGCAAATTATCTTATGGCACTGTAAGTTTGGTGAGAGAAAGGTTTGACAAAATTGTGGAAACTTTACATTAACATCATGAAGTTGGAAGGTAAATTTGCCAAATCCTCTACCAAACTTTTCTGTTATTCTGTAGGACATCTGTACAGTCAGCGACATCTTTACATGTCAGCAGACATTACATAATAACAGAAAAGTTAGGCAGAGGAAATATTTGGTGGAGAATTTGGAGAATAAGGAATGATTTAAAGTGGAACCTATTTAATCTGGTCAAAACTTTGGGCCTGTCACCTTCAGGCAGATGACTGCTTTTGACAGGTGGATTAGTGTATGGGTATCTCATTTGGAAAATTTATAATTGGCCATTAtatggtggcctttctatagtACAGTCACTGTACCAAATTAAAACCCTCCAACTTGATAATTTTAATTGTGAAGTTACCACAAGTTTGTCAAACTTTCTCTCACAAAACTTACAGTATCAATTTGCTACCAAACCCTCCCACTATATGGtatcaggagttcataaaatctctattatggactcctGATGGTCCAAAATCACAttgttatcataactgcatcGATATACATAACAATAGGGGATATTGGTGTGGCTTCAGCATGATGTTtctgtttaatcaccttatgacacttctatactatgcctccaactgtatgtgtattacaaCTTGATGATGAGATTCCATAGTATAATTTAATTGTAAagtttatatgtgactggatttcacATACtgtaacaaggcttccacacacacaaaatcaaacttacgtttttaccagaaatggattgctggcctaatacactatcatattccacactgtacttccttcaggactggcaagtctggtttctgtggcagctttcttccgaccctgtcaaagccacgagtgggagattggtgccattgaatggccatggctttgtgataatggtagtgagctgggacttcacagagagctcgccaatagtgttctcagtcaatttggagtgatttgagggccatggagagcccaaacttggcctctggattccaatcgtcttcttgcttcattttatacccctatattaagcccacccactgccccccaccctattactaccgcctgtgatattattacccgctcgagaaaagctgcccaaaacagggctaattttgggtatcagaaatgtatacacccactcagtgatagctagtaaatagatgcatacttggtgcaaattttgtttgcacaccTGTAGGCACTggaaagttattacacaatgattacttaaaatcgccatatctcctaacgaagctttgtgcgtcgaagccgggttttgtcaaattcagtcacatattgttatagtagtgttcatacttATGCCCCCGGTAGCATGTAAAATTACGTATGTAGccacaactcatgatctacttgccatcccaacttcaaacttactgtcatgaaaggagggtattagaagaatatttgaacaaaaaatgaaagtaattgaaatatcctttttgaaaaaagtaagatcaaatgaaagtcacatttttgtggtttgaccttttcctttgagtaattataatgaattatatatcccatgaaagagaatttaataagcattccaaatATCTAAACAGAAAGACTTTGTGACAATCACCGACAAAGTTATACGGCCATTTTATTTAAccagtgtagtattttgtaataaacttggagtggtcatatcttaaagggagatcaatagaatggaccaaattttggtgtgagaaagtttcttagtagagtccatgtctatgccaaatttcatgaaaatctgAAGCGGTCAggatttttttgtttgttgaaATGACCTTTGAGATAACACTGATAAACTGCATTACAAGGCAATTAATTGTTGCGAGAGTTGGTCTGCTATATATTAAAGTAGAGGGATTACTCGGAAATAGAAATAAGGAGTCAAACTGGAATCTGGAGTGGTAATTCACTAAATTCAGTGGACGAAATCAGTGTGGCCAGGAGTGTCTAACATAAATAGCTACACGTATAACGAACTATACACTGCCAGTGATGTATAACTCTACTTGATCATGGACGAatatgttggagtacagttgagaCACGTGAGAGTGAGATGAGGCTCAATCTGCAGTTATACTTACATAGATAGTAATTTGTAATAAAACAGCTACTTGGATATGATAAGTTAGCTAATACTACAccatatgttggctagcccatctttgggtcattagcctttttgtaCAATCATGACATTAAGTGTTCTGTGGGGGTGTGTCACCCCATCACTCTCCGGTTAGTTATGCCACTGATTGCACTAGGCCCTGGTGTCAGTCCAGTTTTAGTTACGCCACTGATCTGCAGTTTTGATTATTCTAAAGAGTTACTGTAGCTGCTTATCCCTGAGTTGGGAAGGTAAAGTAGATTACCCTGCAGTATTGTTCAGTAATACTTTTGGTAAGGAAAAGAGCAATAGTGTTACTGCATCATGTACCTAGAGGCCAGGCCATACAATTACTAAACATAACAACAGTCTAATTCTTATAACAACAGTTTTCATTTGCTATACCGAATAGTCACCACACTTAAAAGCTACTTATGCTGTAAACACTGCCCCTGAATAGTAGCCAtccttcaatagtagctgccCTTAAATAGTAGCTGCACCAATTTTTGGCACTGTAGGCTAATAGTACAGTAACTGTGGCATGGTATGTACTACTTTCACATCTTTTATCAAGAATAAACACATACTGAGTAGGCAACTGTGTTTTGATAGTGTTGGTCACGTAAATACGTAATGTATATGCGTAGCACCTAAATATACAGTTACGTATATTCATGGAGTTTAAATATCTTTAAACTAAGTTAATGATGAACACGATAGCAGCATCAGGCATTTGATCGTGGTGGACAATAATAGGAATAGGTGCCTTAATAAGAATACTTGCACATGTGCAGATGCACCATGTGCTCAACAATTGGCAGTGTACAATGTGCACCATCAGCCAGCATTATATATAGACTCACAATTGAAAGTTTCTCTATTGTGCATGTACTGATATACATGTTTGAAAAGCTGGTTTAATTATGCCTACATTACTCATGATCATTGAAATTCACCTTGTTTTATTATAACATTAGGTCTAAAGCTGCATCTCTAAACTTTCAAACGTACTAACTGATGCCTATTTCACACTTCAAAATTAAAGAAACAACTCATCAAGGATACATGTTTGTATGTCTGACCCTAAGTTTTTGAACAATGAATAATGAACTCAAACCCAACAAACTACCTCATCTTTTTATACAATAACATACTTTCTTTCAGCAGATCTTCAAGATCAATTCTCTGTATGTTACATACTGAATGTCCGTCATTGGCCAACATCTTTTTAAAATCAAACTCCTCATAATCTTGATCAGTTTTATCCACAAATATCATGTCTCTGTCATTCTGATAAGCCTGCTCAATGCGGTAATTTGTTAGCACATCATAATCCTCATATTCGCATGTGTTACTTAGCCACTGCCATGTTACTTTATCCTGCAACAATTTAGCTTCTCTTTGCATTGATTCACAGGAATAAATTTGATTTAACTGATGTTGAATTTCAAACTTTAAATCAGCAACATCATTGCGATCTCCTCTTAAGTGAATACAGTTTGAGTCTTTGCTAGTTTCAAAGGTGATTTCTATGTGTTTTTGTTCAGCAATTCCCTTAAAATAATCCTTGTATTTAATTGAAAGCCTTGAAATTACACCGTCAGTTAGCTGGTCACTTGCAAACTGATCGTCAATCATTCGCTGCAATCTACCCTTAGTCTTGGTCACCCTTTCCATATCTTCTGCATAAATTTGTATATGAAGAATTGAACTCTCATATGTGAGAGATTTCTGTTGTGATTGTGGCACAACATGATCACTACCACTGACAAACTCTTCAGTGTTAAACCATGATGACACGCTACCGGCTAAGCGCTGAAATAGCCCTGGCTTACTTACCAATTCTACAAACTTATTTTTAAATGATTGGCATAGTGCTTTCTGCAAAACAATAATTCGAACTTGTCTAACATGTTTGGGATTCGTGTGGCCAAATGCAATGATAGAGATACAAATACTATAGGCAGCATCATCTGAGTTGATACCTGAAAAAATACCAGTACCAATAGCTGGAAAGGCAATTGAATTTAAATGAAGGTCTTCAGCACGCTTTAAACATGCATCAACTGCTTTACCAAGAGACTTTTTCTGATTGTAAGCAATGTGAAAAACATGTTTACATTTCAAGCGACCAGCTGAAGGTGTATCACACACCTTCCCTTCTTTTAATCTAAATCCTTTTGATACCATGGTGTTGCAAATCTTTTGCAGTTCAGGACCACCTTTTTGTAGAATAGCACCAGCTACTCCAGACCCTACAAGCTGCATTGTTTCAGTAGTTGTATTCACTATAATATCACTACTGTCTTCAGTGATGTCTCCTTCCATTATATCAACTTTTACAGGGCCAGCCATAAGAGGCTCAGCTGCAGCAGAGCCATGTTTAGTCAATTTTACTTCAGGTCCAGATGGTTTAGCATTTCCAAGTCTCTTAGACAATACAGAATAAAACTCTGCATAAGCATTGTCCATATAAATTACCAGCTTCACTGTTTTGATACAGGTTGATGCAATGTTAGTTTTCAAGTAGTACACAATTGTACTGACCATAATTTCAGCAACAACATTCTGTGGGAAGTTGAGATTACCAGCTCCTAGAGCGGGAAATGCAATGGTTTGAGCTTTCAGACTGTCACTTGTTTCCAAGCACTTCAGTACAAGATACTGCAAAACCTAGGAAGTAGAAAATATACATTGTGCAGTCTTTTATTCAAATGTTGACTTACTTGTGCAGAACGTTTTCCATCATAAACTGGCCCAACTGTGTGAATGATCTTCTTGCAATGAGTTGAGCCAGGTCCAGTCACCACCACTCCACCAACAGGAATTTTTCCATTGTTTGTAACAAAAGCTGTACATTCATTCTGTAGAGCTTTACCACCAGCTTTAAGCAATGACGCTGAAACTGCTCCTTGGCTTAAATCAAAGTTACCACCAACAGTATTAACATAGATGTCAGCCTGTAAAATATACATGATTTATCTGAAACCTACCAACGTAACTTTAAGTAACTATACCTTTTGTTTTAACAGTTCTCCTTTATGAAGCTGTACAAATTGTGTAATGATATCATGATCAGCAACTGAAGTTTCGGTGGAAGTTTTATGAGTACTCTCAAGATTTGTTGATTGCACAGCAGCTGGTGCAGTACTTTTAAAGTCATCAAGGTTTTGGCTTATCTCTTGACTAAATGCATTTATAAGAGACTGATCATGTATTACAATAGTGATTTCACGCAGAACAGTAAACATATTACCTGTGCTATACTCCACAAATGCCTTTACCATGCATGCAGCACATTTCTTAGCAGGAAAACCAGACAATCCTAAGCTCATAGCTGGAAAGGAAACTGTCTGAAAACTGGAAGCCAATTTCAAGCTCTCCAAGCATGTTTTTTTAAGGAAAACCTCTTCATTGAACTGCCCACCATTCCATTTTGGCCCAACTGCATGTATTAAACGCTTACAATGAAGCTTCCCTACTTCTTTAGACATGACAGCATCACCAATTTGCAATTTTCCATTCCTAAGTATAATACGATTTGACTCTTCTTGGATAATTGGTCCTCCTTTGTAAGCAATGGCTAGTGAAACACCACCAATGTGCTTCAAATCACCATTTGCTGTATTGACCATAACATCAACTGGAAGATCGACAATATTACCGTGCATTAAAATTATAGCTATGCCCTCCTTTGTGGTTCCCATACACAATCTCGTACCCTTTTTAGCAATTTTAGTTTCTGCCACATTTTCCCTCTTATCTGGTAGCATATTCAGTTGTATGCATGATTTTTCTTCTGCTTCAATTCCTCTAATCAAAGTTGTTCCCTTCTCACTATAAAAAAACTTCACAGTTCCTGGCCTTGCTTGTTCGATGGGAGGTGATGTGCATATTGAAGCAACCAACTGCTCAATCTCTTTAGCAAATCCTGCAACTAAAGACTTCTCTCCCCTAAGCAAAATACATGAGGTCCTGTTGCTTTCACTAGGTACTATGTAGTTAACCATTCTTTCATTTTCCAGCCTGTGTTGTATCTTATTCCACTTACTAGCCATGTGAGTTGTCAGTAGTCTCCACTGGGCATCACAAAATGTTACCGAACTCTCTGCATTGCAGCTGTTTTCTATAAACTGTTCAATATTTTCTTTTACAACTGCTAATGACCTCTTGTCTCCAACTACAATCAGACCATTGCTTGAAATGCTAATAGACACACAATGTGTTTCTTCCAAATTGGACCTCAAAATAGCCCAATCATTACCCTTAAGCGAAGGGAGAAAGATTTCTGGATTACCAAAAGGAACTGATACAGATACAACATATCCTTCAATTTTCTTTGCTACAGTGATGCCATCACTTTTTGCACTACTTAAAAGCCTCAATGTTCCCTTAGGATCAAACTGGACTTTAACAAGTGACTCAAAACCTTTTAGATAACTCTGAAGTAAACTCCTGCCTCTAGTAGTTGACAGAAACTGTACTATATCATTAGAGACCCTAACGGCAACACTGGACAAAACAAAATCTCTTTCATGACCCTCTTGTGTGGGTTTTACTCCACTGAAAAAACTGCCACGATTTTCAGAGCCTGGTTTAAAGATTGAAAGCACGCTGTTTACCTTTGACTTCAAAAGGGGTAAAAGTTTACTGTCCTCCTCTTTTTTGCTTGTTTCTAGTTCACACGCGTCCTTTAGTTCATCCTTTATTTTATACACCATTGGCTTCTCTCCACTAATAACAACAGTTAAATTTTCTTCATCAAATTTAATATCAACTAGTGGATGATTCTGCAAACAGTTTATAATAGTGGGATACATGACGGTTTTAATGTCAGTTGGGAAGCTAACAGTTTCTGATACAAGAAATTTTAAATAAGAACCAACCATTGACTGGCATTTAGTCT
This window encodes:
- the LOC136269284 gene encoding protein mono-ADP-ribosyltransferase PARP14-like isoform X1, with the translated sequence MNGDSGVAIQGIHSDYHNPVSQTKCDAALQEVKQLPVTEPLAGPPVNFGGTIVVRGFQHPISKEMIELYFTNPLMSGGGDIIDTMIDVMTTKEVFIVFADHKVAARVAERTHHKIVGQDVEVQLVPQPVVTPSEQLYPPLNVMDTVVVKGLSSTHNESVLKLYFTNKKKSRGGDVKSVTIEETYAYVSFVDPKVAARVTEKKVHKIVGSTVEVELVAFTGTIESVTSDDPYSHDNSDNILILDNVPQTIQDEVLLLYIDSITELDGEDGDYTIDRNNTEVVVTFKPDNMPPGGLANVIFKMNSTPLGEDHVQARRPASLANSVLIQNIPTQRCTEDWLEMYFTNKNKSGIESYKEIEVVDHGTAIVHLNNKDDMEIILSQDHSRLGDDVGITQCKSPLSKPKANLAPTQSGFIMDVSKPFVNCIKKNQGKLEEMLAPLFATISVDTEMDQIKVNPCPGCEHVEDWKTKCQSMVGSYLKFLVSETVSFPTDIKTVMYPTIINCLQNHPLVDIKFDEENLTVVISGEKPMVYKIKDELKDACELETSKKEEDSKLLPLLKSKVNSVLSIFKPGSENRGSFFSGVKPTQEGHERDFVLSSVAVRVSNDIVQFLSTTRGRSLLQSYLKGFESLVKVQFDPKGTLRLLSSAKSDGITVAKKIEGYVVSVSVPFGNPEIFLPSLKGNDWAILRSNLEETHCVSISISSNGLIVVGDKRSLAVVKENIEQFIENSCNAESSVTFCDAQWRLLTTHMASKWNKIQHRLENERMVNYIVPSESNRTSCILLRGEKSLVAGFAKEIEQLVASICTSPPIEQARPGTVKFFYSEKGTTLIRGIEAEEKSCIQLNMLPDKRENVAETKIAKKGTRLCMGTTKEGIAIILMHGNIVDLPVDVMVNTANGDLKHIGGVSLAIAYKGGPIIQEESNRIILRNGKLQIGDAVMSKEVGKLHCKRLIHAVGPKWNGGQFNEEVFLKKTCLESLKLASSFQTVSFPAMSLGLSGFPAKKCAACMVKAFVEYSTGNMFTVLREITIVIHDQSLINAFSQEISQNLDDFKSTAPAAVQSTNLESTHKTSTETSVADHDIITQFVQLHKGELLKQKADIYVNTVGGNFDLSQGAVSASLLKAGGKALQNECTAFVTNNGKIPVGGVVVTGPGSTHCKKIIHTVGPVYDGKRSAQVLQYLVLKCLETSDSLKAQTIAFPALGAGNLNFPQNVVAEIMVSTIVYYLKTNIASTCIKTVKLVIYMDNAYAEFYSVLSKRLGNAKPSGPEVKLTKHGSAAAEPLMAGPVKVDIMEGDITEDSSDIIVNTTTETMQLVGSGVAGAILQKGGPELQKICNTMVSKGFRLKEGKVCDTPSAGRLKCKHVFHIAYNQKKSLGKAVDACLKRAEDLHLNSIAFPAIGTGIFSGINSDDAAYSICISIIAFGHTNPKHVRQVRIIVLQKALCQSFKNKFVELVSKPGLFQRLAGSVSSWFNTEEFVSGSDHVVPQSQQKSLTYESSILHIQIYAEDMERVTKTKGRLQRMIDDQFASDQLTDGVISRLSIKYKDYFKGIAEQKHIEITFETSKDSNCIHLRGDRNDVADLKFEIQHQLNQIYSCESMQREAKLLQDKVTWQWLSNTCEYEDYDVLTNYRIEQAYQNDRDMIFVDKTDQDYEEFDFKKMLANDGHSVCNIQRIDLEDLLKESECPSNWTKMSENVSCVLVALDPSDQEYVYVKSRVEHSLKPVNTTQQGSQAGQYQRIIRIERVQNTVLYAQFVARKKSMDQKNSADAVNELELFHGCPRDIAYKISHQGFNRSFAGRNATLLGKGVYFAWNASYSARDFYSPRDTHGCKYIILSRVLTGEFTTGDPSYITPPPKTPNDLDLYDSVVDNVNNPSIFVIFTDAQAYPDYLITFI